In a genomic window of Candidatus Hydrogenedentota bacterium:
- a CDS encoding cyclic nucleotide-binding domain-containing protein translates to MTLSDYRKRLLLLPFITELPEPLRARIAMCLLWIGQPAQFAVGDAIFVQGDEDENTGCVLLQGEVEVLRGNQDAVRVQAPELLGEMQQLEPTAQRTATVQAIADAQTLLFSWHDFVVYSAVLLTTEEQIVLRDVIRNSAARRRT, encoded by the coding sequence ATGACCCTTTCCGACTACCGCAAGCGGCTGTTGCTTTTGCCCTTTATCACCGAATTGCCCGAACCGTTGCGAGCGCGCATCGCCATGTGTCTGCTCTGGATTGGCCAGCCGGCCCAGTTCGCGGTCGGTGACGCAATCTTCGTTCAGGGCGACGAGGACGAGAACACGGGCTGCGTGCTGCTGCAAGGGGAAGTTGAAGTCCTTCGCGGCAATCAGGACGCCGTGCGCGTGCAGGCGCCGGAGCTGTTGGGCGAAATGCAACAACTGGAACCTACCGCGCAGCGGACAGCGACCGTCCAGGCGATCGCCGACGCGCAAACGCTCCTGTTTTCGTGGCATGACTTCGTCGTGTATTCCGCCGTCCTTCTGACCACCGAAGAACAAATTGTGCTGCGGGACGTCATTCGCAATTCTGCCGCACGCCGCCGCACGTAG
- the recJ gene encoding single-stranded-DNA-specific exonuclease RecJ, which translates to MVDAARGNCEWRVAPDNRAEALALARSLDIAPAVARVLLLRGATTVDVARRFLNPSESLFSDPFLLTDMRRAVDRIATARERAETVLVFGDYDVDGISGTALLIRGLRRYGIEHCLYGMPNRLVEGYGLSPDRVEWARGLGVSLIITVDNGTAALDALDRAKQLNIDTIVTDHHLIENGVPDALAVINPKREPNDHPAANLCGSGVALKLVHALTGEWRDLDLAALGTVADVVPLIGENRDIVALGLRHAAASKRVGLVELAAIAKLAVDEIRSEDIAFQIAPRINAGGRMGDGLTGLELLLTESAQEARVMAEELDAANEERKSIESETLSEALAMLKNSFAPEQRSIVLASREWHRGVIGIVASRIQAHYYRPVILVAMDNDGVGRGSARSIAGFNIASAIETCKEHLDASGGHAMAAGLTVREEKLSAFRRAFEDAACAALPRGELRRVLDIDAQVSLTEMDMRLVRTLDKLQPFGQGNPAPVFCAYGVRAAADSWRELRGGHLKVVVKDGPKLIDAIGFRMADRLPALTRADAIDIAFAPQLNTWRGDTTVQLVLKDVRVAAR; encoded by the coding sequence ATGGTAGACGCCGCGAGGGGAAACTGCGAGTGGCGTGTCGCGCCCGATAATCGCGCAGAGGCGCTTGCGCTGGCTCGATCACTGGATATCGCCCCCGCCGTTGCTCGCGTCCTGTTGTTGCGAGGCGCAACAACCGTGGACGTAGCGCGGCGCTTTCTCAATCCCAGCGAATCGCTGTTCTCCGACCCTTTCCTTCTAACCGACATGCGGCGCGCCGTCGATCGCATCGCCACGGCGCGCGAGCGGGCCGAAACCGTACTTGTCTTCGGCGACTACGACGTCGACGGCATCAGCGGTACCGCGTTGTTGATTCGCGGGTTGCGCCGTTACGGAATAGAGCACTGCCTGTACGGCATGCCGAACCGGCTCGTTGAAGGATACGGCTTGAGCCCGGACCGGGTGGAATGGGCGCGCGGTCTCGGCGTGTCTTTGATTATCACCGTGGACAACGGCACCGCCGCGCTGGATGCGCTCGACCGCGCGAAGCAACTGAACATCGATACGATCGTAACGGACCACCATCTGATTGAAAACGGCGTACCGGACGCGCTCGCCGTCATCAACCCAAAGCGCGAGCCGAACGATCATCCCGCCGCCAACTTGTGCGGGTCCGGTGTCGCCCTCAAGCTTGTGCACGCCTTGACCGGCGAATGGCGCGACCTGGATTTGGCCGCGCTCGGCACGGTCGCGGACGTTGTGCCGCTCATTGGCGAGAACCGCGACATCGTCGCGCTGGGGCTACGCCACGCCGCCGCGTCGAAACGCGTAGGCCTCGTCGAACTGGCGGCCATCGCCAAACTCGCGGTGGATGAGATCCGTTCGGAAGACATCGCGTTCCAGATCGCGCCGCGCATCAACGCCGGCGGCCGAATGGGCGACGGGCTGACTGGATTGGAGCTGCTGCTGACAGAGTCCGCGCAGGAAGCGCGCGTCATGGCGGAAGAATTGGACGCCGCCAACGAGGAGCGCAAATCGATCGAGAGCGAAACACTTTCCGAGGCGCTCGCCATGTTGAAGAATTCGTTCGCCCCGGAGCAGCGCAGCATCGTGCTCGCAAGCCGCGAGTGGCACCGCGGCGTGATCGGTATTGTCGCGAGTCGCATCCAGGCGCACTATTACAGGCCGGTAATTCTCGTAGCGATGGACAATGATGGCGTCGGGCGCGGCTCCGCGCGAAGTATCGCAGGTTTCAATATCGCGTCCGCAATAGAGACCTGCAAGGAACACCTCGACGCGTCCGGCGGCCATGCAATGGCCGCGGGGCTCACGGTGCGCGAAGAAAAGCTTTCCGCATTTCGGCGTGCCTTCGAGGATGCGGCGTGCGCCGCGCTTCCTCGCGGCGAACTACGCCGCGTGTTGGATATTGACGCGCAGGTATCGCTAACGGAAATGGACATGCGCCTCGTGCGCACGCTGGACAAACTGCAACCGTTCGGTCAGGGCAACCCCGCGCCGGTCTTCTGCGCGTATGGTGTGCGCGCCGCGGCCGATTCGTGGCGCGAGTTGCGCGGTGGACATCTCAAGGTCGTTGTGAAGGATGGACCGAAGCTCATTGACGCAATTGGATTCCGCATGGCCGATCGTCTTCCGGCGCTGACCCGCGCGGACGCGATCGACATTGCGTTTGCGCCTCAACTGAACACCTGGCGCGGAGACACAACCGTACAGTTGGTGCTGAAAGACGTGCGGGTGGCCGCGCGCTAA
- a CDS encoding (d)CMP kinase yields MNPAEITDILAIDGPAGAGKSTVARGVADALRFAFLDSGAMYRAATWYALQRGIDLEDAIALAGAARAMQYDARELDDGQHVFVDGQDVTREIRTPEVTRYIASLDHNPDVRAHLVELQRAVGARGRTVAEGRDMGTVVFPKAKCKVYLDASIEERARRRGREFDAKGIAYDAASLKEDIRARDDKDMTRTVAPLRRAPDAVLLDTSHMATSDVIDAIVALAKQRW; encoded by the coding sequence ATGAATCCAGCGGAAATCACCGACATTCTTGCCATTGACGGGCCCGCGGGCGCCGGCAAAAGCACGGTCGCGCGCGGCGTGGCCGATGCGCTGCGTTTTGCGTTCCTCGATTCCGGGGCCATGTATCGCGCGGCAACGTGGTACGCGCTACAGCGCGGCATCGATCTAGAAGACGCCATCGCGTTGGCGGGCGCGGCGCGGGCAATGCAGTACGATGCGCGGGAGTTGGACGACGGGCAGCACGTTTTTGTGGATGGCCAGGACGTGACGCGCGAAATTCGAACGCCGGAGGTTACCCGTTACATCGCGAGCCTCGATCACAATCCCGACGTCCGCGCGCACCTCGTCGAATTGCAGCGGGCGGTCGGTGCGCGCGGACGCACAGTGGCCGAGGGTCGCGACATGGGGACGGTGGTGTTCCCGAAGGCGAAGTGCAAAGTGTATCTCGACGCCTCGATCGAAGAGCGCGCGCGCCGGCGTGGACGCGAATTCGATGCGAAAGGTATTGCATACGACGCGGCGTCGCTCAAGGAAGACATTCGTGCGCGGGACGATAAAGATATGACGCGCACCGTCGCGCCGTTACGGCGCGCGCCGGACGCTGTATTGCTGGATACGTCGCACATGGCGACATCGGACGTCATCGATGCGATCGTGGCGCTTGCGAAACAACGATGGTAG
- the mtnA gene encoding S-methyl-5-thioribose-1-phosphate isomerase codes for MPAETVRWSGGSLFIIDQTFLPTELREIRLETVEAVWEAIKSLRVRGAPAIGVCAAFGVLVGIRERGCTSTGDVLRTVNETADHLATSRPTAVNLFWALDRMRTVAAEHAHLDGAALERRLEAEAIEICAEDTRRCRAIGEHGAKLIANGDGVLTHCNAGGLATSSYGTALAVMFRAHELGKRFQVFADETRPLLQGARLTAWELMRAGIDVTLICDNTAAQVMREGRVQLVVVGADRIAANGDAANKIGTYNVALIAKAHGVPFYVAAPLSTFDFSIASGDEIPIELRGAEEVTHAFGRQTAPDGVKVYSPAFDVTPAELIAGIVTERGVLRPPFSESIAGVAGQRAAAF; via the coding sequence GTGCCGGCAGAGACTGTCCGCTGGTCGGGCGGATCGTTGTTTATCATAGATCAGACCTTCCTACCCACTGAGCTGCGAGAAATTCGACTCGAAACGGTCGAAGCCGTGTGGGAAGCCATCAAGTCCTTGCGCGTGCGGGGCGCGCCCGCCATTGGGGTGTGCGCCGCATTTGGCGTCTTGGTCGGGATACGCGAACGGGGTTGCACGTCTACCGGCGACGTGCTGCGCACCGTAAACGAAACGGCGGACCACTTGGCCACGTCCCGGCCGACGGCAGTCAACCTCTTCTGGGCGCTCGATCGCATGCGCACCGTCGCGGCGGAGCATGCGCATCTGGACGGCGCTGCGCTCGAGAGGCGGCTCGAGGCGGAAGCCATCGAAATTTGCGCGGAAGACACGCGCCGCTGCCGGGCAATCGGCGAGCACGGCGCGAAACTCATCGCAAACGGCGACGGCGTCCTCACACACTGTAACGCGGGCGGTCTTGCAACGTCGTCCTACGGCACCGCGCTCGCCGTGATGTTTCGCGCGCACGAACTGGGCAAACGGTTCCAAGTGTTCGCGGACGAGACGCGGCCCTTGCTGCAAGGCGCGCGATTGACCGCATGGGAACTGATGCGCGCGGGAATTGACGTGACGCTGATTTGCGACAATACCGCGGCGCAAGTCATGCGCGAAGGTCGCGTACAGCTTGTCGTCGTGGGTGCGGATCGCATCGCGGCGAACGGCGACGCGGCAAACAAGATTGGCACGTATAACGTCGCCCTGATCGCAAAGGCGCACGGCGTGCCCTTCTACGTGGCGGCCCCTCTGTCGACGTTCGATTTCTCGATCGCCTCGGGCGACGAGATTCCCATCGAATTGCGCGGCGCCGAAGAAGTGACGCACGCGTTCGGCAGGCAGACCGCGCCGGACGGCGTGAAAGTGTACAGTCCGGCGTTCGATGTAACACCCGCTGAGCTGATCGCGGGTATTGTTACGGAACGCGGGGTGCTGCGCCCTCCGTTTTCCGAATCGATCGCCGGGGTCGCGGGCCAACGGGCGGCGGCGTTTTAG
- a CDS encoding sugar phosphate isomerase/epimerase, whose product MKMVNRREFLVAGAAALPAVAWAGQALAAKKDEDESPKYGGFRMGSQSYSFRYFKDPAVAIEKLKELGLSNMEFCSVHFKPDASDPGFAAIKALIASTAIAVPVYGVEGFGQDEAANRKKFEFAKALGLEVISADVEKEGNAFKIVDALCKEFNIKIGIHNHGPGARYDKVSNTIEAVKGSSALVGACVDTGHVIRSGEKPHEVIAALGERVHSLHLKDWVLGGKEQIVGEGDMDLVAVAKALKAINFSGPIMLEYEEHESDPVPHMKKGLENWQKACDKA is encoded by the coding sequence ATGAAAATGGTGAACAGGCGCGAATTTCTTGTGGCGGGAGCGGCGGCGCTGCCCGCAGTGGCATGGGCTGGGCAGGCGCTCGCCGCGAAAAAGGATGAGGACGAGTCGCCGAAGTACGGCGGGTTCCGTATGGGATCGCAGAGTTACAGTTTCCGGTATTTCAAGGATCCGGCGGTGGCCATCGAGAAGCTCAAAGAACTCGGCCTGTCGAACATGGAATTCTGCAGCGTGCATTTCAAGCCGGACGCCTCCGATCCCGGTTTCGCCGCAATCAAGGCGTTAATCGCGTCGACCGCCATCGCCGTGCCCGTATACGGCGTCGAAGGGTTCGGGCAAGACGAAGCGGCAAACCGCAAGAAGTTCGAGTTCGCAAAGGCGCTCGGGCTCGAGGTGATCTCCGCCGACGTCGAGAAGGAAGGAAATGCGTTCAAGATCGTCGATGCGCTGTGCAAGGAGTTCAACATTAAGATTGGAATACACAACCACGGTCCGGGCGCGCGGTACGACAAAGTCTCGAACACGATCGAGGCGGTGAAGGGTTCGAGCGCGCTTGTGGGCGCGTGCGTCGACACGGGCCACGTGATTCGGTCGGGCGAGAAGCCGCACGAAGTGATCGCGGCGCTGGGCGAGCGTGTGCATTCGCTACACTTGAAGGACTGGGTGCTTGGCGGCAAGGAGCAGATCGTCGGCGAAGGCGACATGGACCTTGTCGCCGTTGCGAAGGCGCTCAAGGCGATTAACTTCAGCGGCCCCATCATGCTCGAATACGAGGAGCACGAAAGCGACCCAGTGCCGCACATGAAGAAGGGGCTGGAGAATTGGCAGAAGGCGTGCGACAAGGCATGA
- a CDS encoding ABC transporter permease, which yields MGLFLNVFVSVATFSTYLHARRRRTWLIAFLIALPAFVPLLAAYNPSESPTYAEEIVDAVAQFLYVLTITPLMALVFGCSLFSEEIEARTLPLLLARAAPRSAIVLGKYAAFVFVSAILILVSFALTFASSAYFNRLAFADYLGLFARYSLLVLVALVAYGAFCVAMSTLTKHPVVVSALFIFGWEKLVAALPGYADFITLQKYVLRLLPEVTFNRIEVEKVELPPELMRAVYPVSGWFSITALAVASALFLALACYVVRSREYVTASGAG from the coding sequence GTGGGGCTGTTTCTAAACGTATTTGTGTCCGTCGCGACGTTTTCCACGTACCTTCACGCGCGGCGGCGCCGTACGTGGTTGATCGCCTTCCTCATCGCGCTTCCTGCCTTCGTCCCGTTATTGGCCGCATACAACCCGTCCGAATCGCCGACCTACGCGGAAGAAATTGTTGATGCGGTCGCGCAGTTCTTGTACGTGCTCACGATCACACCGCTTATGGCGTTGGTGTTTGGGTGCTCGCTTTTCTCAGAAGAAATCGAGGCGCGGACGTTGCCGTTGCTGCTTGCACGGGCTGCGCCGCGTTCGGCAATTGTGCTCGGCAAGTACGCCGCATTCGTCTTTGTATCGGCAATCCTGATCTTGGTTTCATTTGCGCTGACGTTCGCGAGCAGCGCGTATTTCAACCGATTGGCCTTCGCGGACTACCTTGGATTGTTCGCGCGGTACTCGCTGCTGGTCCTCGTTGCGCTGGTCGCGTACGGCGCATTCTGTGTAGCAATGAGCACGCTTACAAAGCACCCGGTCGTGGTGTCCGCGTTGTTCATATTCGGATGGGAAAAACTCGTCGCGGCGTTGCCGGGCTACGCGGATTTCATTACGCTGCAAAAGTATGTTCTGCGGCTCTTGCCGGAAGTGACCTTCAATCGCATCGAAGTCGAAAAAGTCGAGCTGCCGCCCGAACTGATGAGGGCGGTGTATCCCGTCTCGGGATGGTTCTCGATTACGGCGTTGGCCGTTGCGTCCGCATTGTTTTTGGCGTTAGCGTGCTACGTGGTGCGGTCGCGGGAGTATGTGACCGCGAGTGGCGCGGGGTAG
- a CDS encoding nucleoside hydrolase, which produces MVASLLASAFLLSAAAAPVPVILDTDLGDDIDDTWALAMLLGSPQVDVRLIVTASDDTETKTRLVAKILEKMGRADIPLAKGVKNSDNKIHQAQWLGDYQLAQYKGTVIDDGVGALIDTVKKSPNRTTLCVIGPQTNIKAALERDASISEKARVVLMAGSVYVGYDGKPERSPEWNVVKDVLAAKAVFAAPWEITMAPLDICGTLRLAGPPYLAVKNSTNPLASVTIENYELWANRKHHPAESSSVLFDTAAAYLTFDESLMEIETVHLSIDEKGNTMPDEKGRPVRCALRWKDRDAFEALLVSALTSPDAKAK; this is translated from the coding sequence ATGGTTGCCAGTCTCCTCGCATCCGCATTTCTACTGTCCGCCGCTGCTGCGCCCGTGCCCGTGATTCTCGACACCGATTTGGGCGACGACATCGATGATACGTGGGCCTTGGCGATGCTTCTGGGTTCGCCACAGGTGGACGTAAGACTGATCGTGACTGCGTCCGATGACACGGAGACAAAGACGCGCCTCGTCGCGAAAATTCTCGAAAAGATGGGGCGCGCGGATATTCCTCTTGCGAAAGGCGTGAAGAACAGCGACAACAAGATTCACCAAGCGCAATGGCTGGGCGACTATCAATTGGCGCAGTACAAGGGCACGGTTATCGACGACGGAGTCGGCGCATTGATTGACACCGTCAAGAAATCGCCGAATCGGACCACCTTGTGTGTAATCGGCCCGCAGACGAACATCAAGGCGGCGCTCGAGCGTGACGCGTCGATTTCGGAGAAGGCGCGGGTAGTGCTGATGGCGGGCAGCGTATACGTCGGTTACGACGGCAAGCCGGAGCGCAGTCCGGAATGGAACGTGGTGAAGGACGTCCTGGCGGCGAAAGCGGTATTCGCGGCGCCGTGGGAGATTACGATGGCGCCCTTGGACATTTGCGGCACGCTGCGCCTGGCGGGCCCGCCCTATCTCGCCGTGAAGAACTCGACGAACCCGCTCGCCTCGGTAACGATCGAGAATTACGAACTCTGGGCCAATCGGAAACACCATCCCGCCGAATCGAGCAGCGTGCTGTTCGACACGGCGGCGGCGTATTTGACGTTTGACGAAAGCCTTATGGAAATCGAAACGGTGCACCTTTCGATTGACGAAAAGGGCAACACTATGCCGGACGAGAAAGGGCGTCCCGTGCGGTGCGCCCTGCGCTGGAAAGACCGCGACGCGTTCGAGGCGCTGCTTGTTTCGGCGCTCACCAGCCCAGACGCGAAGGCCAAGTAG
- a CDS encoding SMP-30/gluconolactonase/LRE family protein, whose amino-acid sequence MEQSNADAEGRRARGTASVVLGLVIVAVLAWLIFGPSEIDPIAWTPPEAPSLTGQFAQNNVLDSIELRFRGQLLGPEDIARDKEGRFYTGLANGSIVRIARDLLKTELLVNTGGRPLGMEFDAQGNLIVCDAHKGLLSIDPEGKITTLSTEEGGVPFGFTDDLAIATDGTIYFTDASYKFHAPNYLADLMEHRGNGKFLKYDPATKTTTKLIGDLCFANGVALSPDESFALVNETWKYRVLRYWLTGDKKDTWDVFIDNLPGFPDNVSSNGKGTFWLALANPRNAAADGMAPYPLLRRVVWKLPKAMHPAAVRYSFVLGLDARGKVIHNLQGPGGSLAPVTSANEYDGKLFLGSVEDSQFGVFDLAGLR is encoded by the coding sequence ATGGAACAGTCCAATGCGGACGCTGAAGGACGGCGCGCGCGTGGCACAGCGTCCGTGGTACTCGGCTTGGTCATCGTTGCGGTACTCGCATGGCTCATATTCGGACCATCCGAAATCGATCCCATTGCGTGGACTCCGCCAGAAGCGCCTTCACTAACCGGCCAATTTGCTCAAAACAATGTGCTGGATTCGATTGAGCTTCGTTTCCGAGGACAGCTCCTGGGGCCGGAAGATATTGCGCGAGACAAGGAAGGGCGTTTTTACACCGGCCTGGCCAACGGCTCGATTGTTCGAATTGCTCGCGATCTACTAAAGACGGAGTTGCTTGTGAATACCGGGGGGCGGCCGCTTGGAATGGAGTTTGACGCACAAGGGAACCTGATTGTCTGCGATGCGCACAAGGGCCTGCTGTCGATCGATCCGGAAGGAAAGATCACGACGCTTTCCACGGAGGAGGGCGGCGTGCCGTTTGGTTTCACGGACGACTTGGCGATCGCGACGGACGGCACAATCTACTTCACCGACGCCTCGTACAAGTTTCATGCACCAAATTACCTGGCGGACTTGATGGAGCATCGTGGGAACGGAAAGTTCTTGAAGTACGACCCTGCAACGAAGACGACAACGAAGTTAATCGGCGATTTGTGTTTCGCGAACGGCGTTGCACTGAGCCCGGACGAATCGTTCGCGCTGGTAAACGAAACATGGAAGTACCGCGTTTTGCGCTACTGGTTGACCGGAGACAAGAAAGACACATGGGACGTGTTTATCGACAACCTGCCGGGTTTCCCCGACAACGTTTCCTCCAACGGCAAGGGCACGTTTTGGCTCGCGCTGGCAAATCCGCGTAACGCCGCCGCGGACGGAATGGCGCCGTATCCATTGCTGCGGCGCGTGGTGTGGAAACTGCCGAAAGCGATGCACCCGGCCGCGGTGCGCTACTCGTTTGTGTTGGGTTTGGACGCGCGCGGCAAAGTGATTCACAACCTGCAAGGTCCCGGCGGATCGCTTGCCCCAGTGACGAGCGCAAACGAGTATGACGGCAAGTTGTTCCTCGGCAGCGTGGAGGACAGCCAATTTGGCGTGTTCGATTTGGCAGGGCTGAGGTGA